Proteins co-encoded in one Pseudomonas beijingensis genomic window:
- the rssB gene encoding two-component system response regulator RssB, with protein sequence MPKTSATLLIIDDDEVVRASLAAYLEDSGFSVLQASNGQQGLQVFEQDKPDLVICDLRMPQMGRLELIRQVTEISSQTPVIVVSGAGVMNDAVEALRLGAADYLIKPLEDLAVLEHSVRRALDRSRLLVENQRYREKLETANRELEASLNLLQEDQNAGRQVQMNMLPVSPWTVDDFRFAHQIIPSLYLSGDFVDYFRVDERRVAFYLADVSGHGASSAFVTVLLKFMTTRLLFESKRNGTLPEFKPSEVLGHINRGLISCKLGKHVTMVGGVIDEETGLLTYSIGGHLPLPVLYTPDSVRYLEGRGLPVGLFNEATYEDHVLELPPTFSLTLMSDGILDLLTEPTLKEKEAALPERVSAAGGSLEGLRQVFGLATLGEMPDDIALLVLSRNL encoded by the coding sequence AGGGTCTTCAGGTATTCGAGCAAGACAAGCCCGACCTGGTCATCTGCGACCTGCGCATGCCGCAGATGGGCCGACTCGAACTCATTCGCCAGGTGACCGAGATTTCCTCGCAGACCCCGGTGATCGTGGTGTCGGGCGCGGGCGTGATGAACGACGCGGTCGAGGCGTTGCGCCTGGGTGCGGCGGATTACCTGATCAAACCCCTTGAAGACCTCGCGGTGCTCGAGCACTCGGTGCGCCGGGCCTTGGACCGTTCGCGCCTGTTGGTGGAAAACCAGCGCTACCGCGAGAAGCTGGAAACCGCCAACCGCGAGCTGGAAGCCAGCCTGAACCTGTTGCAGGAAGATCAGAACGCCGGGCGCCAGGTGCAAATGAACATGCTGCCGGTCAGCCCCTGGACCGTCGACGATTTCCGTTTTGCCCACCAGATCATCCCGTCGTTGTACCTGTCGGGCGATTTCGTGGACTATTTCCGCGTTGATGAGCGGCGAGTGGCGTTCTACCTGGCGGACGTTTCCGGCCATGGTGCGTCCTCGGCCTTCGTGACGGTGCTGTTGAAGTTCATGACCACGCGGCTGTTGTTCGAATCCAAGCGCAACGGCACGCTGCCAGAGTTCAAGCCATCAGAAGTCCTTGGGCATATCAACCGAGGCCTGATCAGTTGTAAGCTGGGCAAACACGTCACAATGGTCGGTGGAGTCATCGACGAGGAGACTGGTTTGTTGACCTATAGCATCGGCGGTCACCTGCCGTTGCCTGTGTTGTATACGCCAGACAGTGTTCGTTATCTGGAAGGGCGTGGTTTGCCGGTGGGCCTGTTCAACGAGGCCACCTATGAAGATCACGTACTGGAATTGCCGCCGACCTTCAGCCTGACGCTGATGTCTGATGGCATTTTGGACCTTTTGACAGAACCTACACTCAAAGAGAAAGAAGCGGCCTTGCCTGAACGGGTGAGCGCAGCGGGCGGCAGCCTGGAAGGCTTGCGTCAAGTGTTTGGATTAGCCACGCTCGGGGAGATGCCGGATGATATCGCCCTGTTAGTGTTGAGCAGGAACCTTTGA
- the rssC gene encoding anti-sigma factor antagonist RssC, which yields MSTGRIQFAEQDGTFVLKFVGEVRLTLCSALDATIERIFTALNFSAIVIDLTETRSIDSTTLGLLAKLSILSRQKVGLLPTVVTTHNDITRLLQSMGFDQVFNIVGDPVPCPECLDDLPDQDQSEEEVRIKVLEAHKILMGLNDSNREAFHDLVNALERP from the coding sequence ATGAGTACCGGTAGAATCCAGTTCGCCGAGCAGGACGGCACCTTCGTCCTGAAGTTTGTCGGTGAAGTGCGCCTGACCCTGTGTTCGGCGCTGGATGCGACTATTGAGCGGATCTTCACCGCGCTGAACTTCAGCGCCATCGTGATCGACCTGACCGAAACCCGCAGCATCGACAGCACCACATTGGGCCTGTTGGCCAAACTGTCGATCCTGTCGCGGCAAAAGGTCGGCCTGCTGCCGACCGTCGTCACCACCCACAACGACATCACCCGTCTGCTGCAATCGATGGGCTTCGACCAGGTGTTCAACATCGTGGGCGACCCTGTGCCGTGTCCGGAGTGCCTGGACGACCTGCCTGACCAGGACCAGTCCGAAGAGGAAGTGCGGATCAAGGTGCTTGAAGCCCACAAGATTCTCATGGGGCTCAACGATTCCAATCGTGAAGCCTTTCATGATCTGGTGAATGCGTTGGAGCGACCTTGA
- a CDS encoding DUF7673 family protein, whose product MHNKTLKDSFDELFQYQAERPAIRKAGVEALVRLLPVAQRDTGQSGVIGRFLLGLYNGPAHPFDLTELRRLDAGLFDDCIAVLRLDNSPEQEVHTYFPDGDEIWQDLRRVWA is encoded by the coding sequence ATGCACAACAAAACGCTCAAAGATTCCTTTGACGAGTTGTTCCAGTACCAGGCCGAACGTCCGGCCATCCGCAAAGCCGGCGTCGAGGCACTGGTTCGCTTGCTGCCGGTTGCGCAGCGCGACACAGGTCAAAGCGGGGTAATCGGGCGTTTTCTGCTCGGGTTGTACAACGGCCCGGCACATCCGTTTGACCTGACCGAGCTGCGCCGTCTCGACGCAGGCCTGTTCGACGACTGCATTGCAGTCCTGCGGCTAGATAACAGCCCCGAGCAAGAGGTTCACACCTATTTCCCCGACGGTGATGAGATCTGGCAGGACCTGCGTAGGGTCTGGGCATGA
- a CDS encoding ogr/Delta-like zinc finger family protein, protein MSTYKLVCPHCLGRMRIRTSEGTHIFLRVAYLQCTNEACGWSVRAEFEMTHEMSPSGMANPSVKLPIADIALRRAAMKSANDQPDLLDQMEMECAQ, encoded by the coding sequence TTGAGCACTTACAAGCTGGTCTGCCCTCACTGCCTCGGCCGCATGCGTATCCGCACCAGCGAAGGCACGCACATCTTCCTGCGGGTGGCCTACCTGCAATGCACCAACGAAGCCTGCGGCTGGTCGGTGCGAGCTGAGTTCGAAATGACTCATGAAATGAGCCCCAGCGGCATGGCGAACCCCTCCGTCAAGCTGCCCATCGCCGACATTGCCCTGCGCCGTGCCGCGATGAAGTCCGCCAACGATCAACCCGACCTGCTCGACCAAATGGAAATGGAGTGTGCGCAATGA
- the tal gene encoding transaldolase: MTSKLEQLKQFTTVVADTGDFEAIARVKPVDATTNPSLLLKASAIHGYAEQLNACVADCKGDVGLASDRFAVAVGQEILKVIPGRISTEVDARLSFDTEAMLKRAHRLIDLYEKAGIGRDRVLIKIASTWEGIRAAEQLEREGIQCNLTLLFSFAQAAACADAGVFLISPFVGRIYDWYKKANGNDYTGADDPGVQSVTRIYNYYKANDYKTVVMGASFRNLNQIEQLAGCDRLTVSPDLLEKLAADEGKLERKLAPGQAGEARLILNEAQFRWLSNEDAMATEKLAEGIRQFARDQEKLEALLQAKL; this comes from the coding sequence ATGACTTCCAAGCTGGAACAACTCAAGCAATTCACCACCGTCGTGGCCGATACCGGCGACTTCGAGGCCATTGCCCGCGTCAAACCCGTGGACGCTACCACCAACCCTTCCCTGCTGCTCAAGGCGTCGGCCATTCATGGCTATGCCGAGCAACTGAACGCTTGCGTGGCGGACTGCAAGGGCGATGTGGGCCTGGCCAGCGACCGTTTTGCCGTGGCGGTCGGGCAAGAGATTCTGAAAGTGATTCCTGGGCGTATTTCCACTGAAGTGGATGCGCGCCTGTCGTTCGACACCGAGGCCATGCTGAAGCGTGCGCATCGTCTGATCGATCTGTACGAAAAGGCCGGCATTGGCCGAGATCGCGTGTTGATCAAGATCGCCTCCACCTGGGAAGGCATTCGTGCTGCCGAGCAACTGGAGCGTGAAGGCATCCAGTGCAACCTGACGCTGCTGTTCTCCTTCGCCCAGGCCGCCGCCTGCGCCGATGCCGGGGTGTTCCTGATTTCGCCGTTCGTGGGCCGTATCTACGACTGGTACAAGAAAGCCAATGGCAACGACTACACCGGCGCGGATGATCCGGGCGTGCAGTCGGTAACGCGCATCTACAACTACTACAAGGCCAATGACTACAAGACCGTGGTCATGGGCGCGAGCTTCCGCAACCTTAACCAGATCGAGCAACTGGCCGGCTGCGACCGCTTGACCGTCAGCCCGGACCTGCTGGAAAAACTCGCCGCCGACGAAGGCAAGCTGGAGCGCAAGCTGGCGCCAGGGCAAGCTGGGGAGGCGCGCTTGATCCTCAACGAAGCGCAGTTCCGCTGGTTGTCCAACGAGGACGCCATGGCGACCGAGAAACTGGCCGAAGGCATTCGTCAGTTTGCCCGGGACCAGGAGAAGCTGGAGGCGTTGCTGCAAGCCAAGCTTTGA
- a CDS encoding pyocin activator PrtN family protein — MNTAFILMAQYDGQAIISLEQVCRDYFTHLTPDMFQRKVMSGQIKIPITRLERSQKSAKGIHLTDLAAYLDLQRAAAVKENSQLNGLKHAF, encoded by the coding sequence ATGAACACAGCCTTTATCCTGATGGCCCAGTACGACGGCCAAGCGATTATCTCGCTGGAGCAGGTTTGCCGGGACTACTTCACGCACCTGACGCCAGACATGTTCCAGCGCAAGGTGATGAGCGGTCAGATCAAGATACCCATCACCCGCCTGGAACGTAGCCAGAAGTCGGCCAAGGGGATCCACTTAACCGACCTGGCTGCGTATCTCGATCTACAGCGCGCAGCCGCGGTTAAAGAAAACAGCCAGCTCAACGGGTTAAAACACGCCTTTTAA
- a CDS encoding site-specific integrase, protein MATIRARKLADGSVSYTAQIRIKRDGVQVYQESQTFARKQTAQAWARKRESELDEPGAIERASRKGVTLKEMIDQYLIEVEKARPLGKTKRATLTAIGETYMGKLDDTQVNTQCLVDYALWRMSPEGGGVQPQTAGNDLAHLGAVLSIGKDAWGYQLDPLAMGGARRVLRKLGYNLKSRERDRRPTLDELGALMKHYQDMQARRRSIINMMKVVGFALFSTRRLDEITRIRWDDLDEPGQRVLVRDMKNPGQKIGNDVWCYLPDEAWKILQTMPRAGEDIFPYSPESISTSWAKACKLLNIQNLHFHDLRHEGVSRLFEMDWDIPRVASVSGHRDWNSLRRYTHLRGKGDRYVGWEWYEEILRAPVQLGAASMKWLKRRVLTR, encoded by the coding sequence ATGGCGACTATCAGGGCAAGAAAACTGGCGGATGGGTCTGTTAGCTACACGGCTCAGATCCGCATCAAGCGCGACGGAGTGCAAGTCTATCAAGAGAGCCAGACCTTCGCCCGAAAACAGACGGCACAGGCCTGGGCGCGCAAGCGTGAATCCGAACTGGATGAACCTGGTGCGATTGAGCGAGCGAGCCGCAAAGGCGTCACGCTCAAAGAAATGATTGACCAGTACCTGATTGAGGTCGAGAAAGCCCGGCCGCTGGGCAAGACGAAACGAGCAACCCTCACGGCCATTGGCGAAACGTACATGGGTAAGCTGGACGATACCCAGGTCAACACCCAGTGCCTGGTCGATTACGCGCTATGGCGGATGAGCCCCGAGGGGGGAGGCGTCCAGCCGCAGACCGCCGGCAACGACTTGGCCCACCTCGGCGCCGTGCTTTCCATCGGCAAGGACGCGTGGGGTTATCAGCTAGACCCTCTGGCGATGGGGGGCGCACGGCGCGTACTGCGCAAGCTCGGCTACAACTTGAAAAGCCGCGAGCGTGACCGGCGCCCTACGTTGGACGAGCTGGGGGCGCTCATGAAGCATTACCAGGACATGCAGGCCCGGCGTCGAAGCATCATCAACATGATGAAAGTGGTGGGCTTCGCCCTGTTCTCGACGCGCCGTCTAGACGAAATCACCCGGATTCGCTGGGACGACCTCGACGAGCCCGGCCAGCGAGTTCTGGTACGCGACATGAAGAACCCAGGCCAGAAGATCGGCAACGACGTGTGGTGCTACCTGCCTGACGAGGCCTGGAAGATTCTCCAGACCATGCCCAGAGCCGGCGAAGACATTTTTCCCTACAGCCCTGAATCAATTTCCACGTCCTGGGCGAAGGCCTGCAAGCTCTTGAATATCCAGAACCTGCACTTTCATGACCTTCGGCACGAAGGCGTAAGCCGTCTGTTCGAAATGGACTGGGATATCCCCCGAGTGGCGAGCGTTTCAGGACACAGGGACTGGAATTCGCTGAGGCGCTACACCCACCTACGTGGCAAGGGGGATCGCTATGTGGGCTGGGAATGGTACGAAGAGATATTGAGGGCGCCCGTCCAACTGGGCGCCGCATCAATGAAGTGGCTTAAAAGGCGTGTTTTAACCCGTTGA
- the dusA gene encoding tRNA dihydrouridine(20/20a) synthase DusA, with protein sequence MLDKQSLSPVNTRPTLSRRFSVAPMMDWTDAHCRFFLRILSKHALLYTEMVTTGALLNGDHERFLRHHESEHPLALQLGGSVPADLAACARMAQEHGYDEVNLNVGCPSDRVQNNMIGACLMGHPGLVADCVKAMRDAVSIPVTVKHRIGINGRDSYEQLCEFVGTVREAGCTSFTVHARIAILEGLSPKENRDIPPLRYDVAARLKADFPELEIVLNGGIKTLEACHEHLQTFDGVMLGREAYHNPYLLAEVDQQLFGSTAPIITRAEALAQLRPYIADHLAAGGAMHHITRHVLGLGTGFPGARRFRQLLSVDIHKTKDPLALLDQAGQLLEGR encoded by the coding sequence ATGCTAGATAAACAGAGCCTTAGCCCAGTAAATACGCGGCCTACGCTGTCTCGGCGCTTCAGTGTTGCACCCATGATGGATTGGACCGACGCCCACTGTCGCTTCTTCCTACGCATCCTCTCCAAACACGCCCTGCTCTACACCGAAATGGTTACCACTGGCGCCCTACTCAACGGTGACCACGAACGCTTCCTGCGCCACCACGAGTCCGAACACCCCCTGGCCCTGCAACTGGGCGGCAGCGTCCCGGCCGACTTGGCCGCCTGCGCCCGCATGGCCCAGGAGCACGGCTACGACGAGGTGAACCTCAACGTCGGCTGCCCCAGCGACCGGGTGCAGAACAATATGATCGGCGCGTGCCTGATGGGCCATCCGGGGTTAGTGGCCGATTGCGTGAAAGCCATGCGCGATGCGGTGTCGATTCCGGTGACGGTCAAGCATCGCATCGGGATCAATGGGCGGGACAGTTACGAGCAGTTGTGTGAGTTTGTCGGGACGGTGCGTGAGGCCGGTTGTACGAGTTTTACCGTGCATGCGCGGATTGCGATTCTGGAGGGGCTGTCGCCGAAGGAGAATCGCGACATCCCGCCGCTGCGTTATGACGTGGCCGCGCGGTTGAAAGCGGATTTTCCGGAGTTGGAGATTGTGCTCAACGGTGGAATCAAGACGCTGGAGGCGTGCCACGAACATCTGCAGACGTTCGACGGCGTGATGCTGGGGCGCGAGGCCTATCACAATCCTTATCTGCTGGCTGAAGTGGATCAGCAGTTGTTTGGCAGCACCGCGCCGATCATCACCCGGGCCGAGGCGCTGGCGCAGTTGCGACCTTATATCGCCGATCACCTGGCCGCTGGCGGGGCGATGCATCACATCACCCGTCACGTGTTGGGCTTGGGCACCGGGTTCCCGGGAGCGCGGCGGTTTCGGCAGTTGTTGTCGGTGGACATTCACAAAACCAAGGATCCATTGGCGTTGCTGGATCAGGCCGGGCAACTGCTGGAAGGGCGTTAA
- a CDS encoding phage late control D family protein, producing the protein MIDAALSKVTGYVEDLIERYRRDAAYPVAAFRLTVDGNDIAQLISPRLMSLELTDNRGIEADQLSITLSDHDGLLAIPPKGATIRLWLGWSDTGLVDKGTYTVDETEHSGAPDVLSIRARSADLRKGLKTKRERSWSNTTLGDVLGDIALGNGLTATISGALDGLPILQLDQANESDANLISRVGEEFDAVVTVKAGCLLCLPAGGGKTATGAELPHITLARADGDQHRYLQADRDSYDGVRAYFYDVNSAKKQEAIAGGGENLKDLRHTFSDRQSALRAARAEFNRLQRGSATLSYTLARGRPDLIPELTYTLQGVKPEIDEIIWYGGNVQHTLSPDNGYTVSLELESKLPEDTVEGLAEENKGDYTGIIAYYRDKKTGKEKTVTVGDQSKPKRLRWLYASEKTAKRAVTREYQRMKNPTDSPIS; encoded by the coding sequence GTGATTGATGCAGCCCTGTCCAAGGTTACCGGCTATGTCGAAGACCTGATCGAGCGCTACCGCCGCGATGCGGCCTACCCGGTGGCGGCGTTTCGTCTCACGGTCGATGGCAACGACATCGCCCAGTTGATCAGCCCACGGCTGATGAGCCTGGAGCTGACCGACAATCGTGGGATCGAGGCCGACCAGCTCAGCATCACCCTCAGTGACCATGACGGGCTGCTGGCGATCCCGCCCAAAGGCGCGACCATCCGACTGTGGCTGGGTTGGAGCGACACAGGCCTGGTGGACAAAGGCACCTACACCGTCGATGAAACCGAACACAGCGGCGCGCCGGATGTATTGAGCATCCGCGCCCGCTCGGCGGACCTTCGCAAAGGCCTTAAGACCAAGCGCGAGCGCAGCTGGAGCAACACCACCCTCGGCGATGTTCTGGGCGATATCGCCCTGGGCAACGGCCTCACCGCCACCATTTCCGGCGCCTTAGACGGTTTGCCCATTCTGCAGTTGGACCAGGCCAACGAATCCGATGCCAACCTGATCAGCCGCGTGGGGGAAGAGTTCGACGCCGTGGTCACCGTCAAGGCCGGCTGCCTGCTGTGCCTGCCGGCGGGCGGCGGCAAGACAGCCACGGGCGCCGAGCTGCCGCATATCACCCTTGCCCGCGCCGATGGCGACCAACACCGCTACCTGCAAGCTGACCGCGACAGCTACGACGGTGTGCGCGCCTATTTCTACGACGTGAACAGTGCGAAGAAACAGGAGGCCATCGCCGGCGGCGGTGAAAACCTCAAAGACCTACGCCACACCTTCAGCGACCGCCAGTCCGCCCTGCGTGCTGCCCGGGCCGAGTTCAACCGGTTGCAACGCGGTAGCGCGACGCTCAGCTACACCCTGGCCCGGGGCAGGCCTGACTTGATTCCCGAACTGACCTACACGCTCCAGGGCGTGAAGCCTGAGATCGACGAGATCATCTGGTATGGCGGCAATGTGCAGCACACCCTTAGCCCGGACAATGGATACACCGTCAGCCTAGAACTGGAGAGCAAGCTGCCCGAGGATACGGTTGAAGGGTTGGCGGAGGAAAACAAAGGGGATTACACAGGGATCATCGCGTACTACCGCGATAAGAAGACCGGCAAGGAAAAGACTGTGACGGTAGGGGATCAGAGCAAGCCGAAGCGGCTGCGGTGGTTGTATGCGAGCGAAAAAACCGCAAAACGGGCGGTAACGAGAGAGTACCAACGAATGAAAAATCCGACCGATTCGCCCATATCCTAA
- a CDS encoding toprim domain-containing protein, translated as MNKRLDISHGSKTYVRKPMEHKLRADVLQRLESDYGLQHMVGTNYMRKGTCPQCNQKRLFSRHDEPWFIRCGREDKCRYQAPVKELYPDLFDDWSKRAPATNDEPTATAKAYLTFARGFRLELIEGWYTQESYFDRDLNIGSATVRFPLEHGGYWERLIDQPSRFGKKKARFQPKQSYKGYWWCPPCVDVLQVDELWIVEGIFDAIALIHNGISAVAALSSNAFPEESLKALIADRSGKPPKLVWALDNEPGAQKYTKSWVKQARELGFVCEAAQIPQLDARKVDWNDLHQRWAFLDGDEARAQRIDKDLKEAKHQGALLIAESATDKALLMYQWREREEFHFCFDSRLYWWKLDISKFNSAKQALDDSDKKEDQLLNEKAIREKALRMSGCVVEIANCYPKALYFQRNEITDESWYFFRVDFPHDGGSVKNTFTGGQVAAASEFKKRLLGMGAGAVFTGSGQQLDKIMKDQLFGIKTVQTIDYVGYSREYGCYVFNDVAVREGQLITINEEEFFEMGKLKLKSLQKGVKIQLTKDAKNYDPRWLDLLWQCFGTQGIVALTFWFGSLFAEQIRHRYQSFPFLEATGEAGAGKTTLLTLLWKLLGRDGYEGFDPSKSTKAGRSRLMGQVSGMPIVLLESDRSGEDKAHAKTFEWDELKDYYGGGTLATKGVKTAGNETYEPPFRGTIAISQNAPVVASEAIMTRIVKLHFVRPNVTPESRAAADLLNALEGATLSNFVLQAVRKEAEVMDLFAQCLPGYEAKLRCLHSHCFACDTPFKDEQSDCVHCGNKLRGYIRVERINKNHAQLLALLDCLRMVVSLTDAQISNTRTQIIRMAIERQASISSDHPVVAEFWEVYEYLEGLDADGPVVNHSKKDNIIAINLNDFVKCAAEHRQKIADVSELRERLKDSRSRKLIDINKATDSAVRAHQAKHSNAVITKQPIVKCWHFQA; from the coding sequence ATGAATAAGCGACTCGACATTTCCCATGGCTCAAAAACTTATGTACGTAAGCCCATGGAACACAAGCTGCGCGCTGATGTGCTTCAGCGCCTTGAGTCCGATTACGGCCTGCAACACATGGTCGGTACGAATTACATGCGCAAGGGCACTTGCCCTCAGTGCAACCAGAAGCGCTTGTTTTCTCGCCATGATGAACCCTGGTTTATTCGCTGCGGCCGTGAGGACAAGTGCCGATACCAGGCCCCAGTCAAGGAGCTTTACCCCGACCTTTTTGACGACTGGAGCAAGCGAGCGCCAGCCACCAACGATGAGCCAACAGCTACCGCAAAGGCATACCTCACCTTTGCTCGCGGCTTTCGGCTGGAGCTGATTGAGGGCTGGTACACCCAGGAAAGTTACTTTGACCGCGACCTGAATATTGGCTCGGCCACGGTGCGATTCCCCCTGGAGCATGGCGGGTACTGGGAGCGCTTGATCGACCAGCCCTCACGCTTCGGCAAGAAGAAGGCTCGCTTCCAACCCAAGCAAAGCTACAAGGGCTACTGGTGGTGTCCACCTTGTGTCGATGTTCTCCAGGTTGATGAACTGTGGATCGTCGAGGGCATTTTCGACGCCATAGCGCTCATCCATAACGGCATTTCCGCAGTCGCCGCGTTGTCTTCCAACGCTTTTCCGGAAGAATCGTTAAAGGCCTTGATAGCGGACCGTAGCGGGAAGCCGCCAAAGTTGGTCTGGGCCCTGGATAACGAGCCTGGCGCGCAAAAGTACACCAAGTCGTGGGTCAAGCAGGCTCGCGAGCTGGGCTTCGTTTGCGAGGCCGCGCAGATCCCGCAACTAGATGCTCGCAAGGTCGATTGGAACGATCTGCATCAACGCTGGGCGTTTCTGGACGGTGACGAGGCACGTGCCCAGCGGATCGACAAAGACCTCAAAGAAGCCAAGCACCAGGGCGCTCTGCTGATCGCCGAGAGCGCCACCGATAAAGCATTGCTCATGTACCAGTGGCGGGAACGGGAGGAGTTTCACTTCTGTTTCGACTCCCGCTTGTACTGGTGGAAGTTGGATATTTCCAAGTTCAACAGCGCCAAACAGGCGCTCGATGACAGCGACAAAAAAGAAGACCAACTACTCAACGAAAAGGCCATTCGCGAAAAGGCACTGCGCATGTCTGGCTGCGTGGTCGAGATCGCGAATTGCTACCCCAAGGCACTGTATTTCCAGCGCAACGAGATAACCGACGAGTCCTGGTATTTCTTCCGCGTCGATTTCCCGCACGACGGTGGCTCTGTGAAAAACACCTTCACGGGCGGCCAGGTCGCTGCTGCCAGCGAGTTTAAGAAACGACTTCTCGGCATGGGCGCCGGTGCGGTGTTCACCGGCAGCGGACAGCAGCTGGACAAGATCATGAAAGACCAACTGTTCGGCATTAAAACCGTCCAGACCATCGACTACGTCGGCTACAGCCGGGAGTACGGGTGCTATGTATTCAACGACGTGGCCGTTCGCGAAGGGCAACTGATCACCATTAACGAAGAAGAGTTTTTCGAAATGGGCAAGCTGAAACTCAAGAGCTTGCAGAAAGGAGTCAAGATCCAACTCACCAAGGACGCGAAGAACTATGACCCGCGCTGGCTGGATCTGCTCTGGCAATGCTTCGGTACCCAGGGCATCGTCGCTCTGACGTTTTGGTTCGGCTCGCTGTTCGCCGAGCAAATTCGTCATCGCTACCAGTCGTTCCCCTTCCTTGAGGCCACCGGTGAAGCCGGTGCCGGCAAGACAACCTTGCTGACGTTGTTATGGAAGTTACTCGGCCGTGATGGGTATGAGGGCTTCGACCCGTCCAAATCCACCAAGGCCGGCCGCAGCCGCTTGATGGGCCAGGTGTCTGGCATGCCTATCGTGTTGCTGGAATCCGACCGTAGTGGTGAGGACAAGGCACACGCCAAAACTTTCGAATGGGATGAGCTGAAGGACTATTACGGCGGCGGCACGCTGGCGACTAAAGGGGTTAAAACCGCCGGCAACGAAACGTATGAGCCGCCATTCCGGGGAACCATTGCCATCAGCCAGAACGCGCCGGTGGTGGCCTCTGAAGCGATCATGACCCGCATCGTCAAACTGCACTTCGTGCGGCCGAACGTGACCCCAGAGAGCCGCGCAGCTGCGGACTTACTCAACGCCTTGGAAGGCGCGACGCTGAGCAACTTCGTGTTGCAGGCCGTGCGCAAAGAAGCCGAGGTCATGGATCTGTTTGCACAGTGCCTGCCCGGCTACGAAGCGAAACTGCGCTGCCTGCACTCGCACTGCTTCGCTTGCGACACTCCTTTCAAAGACGAACAAAGCGACTGCGTACATTGCGGCAACAAGCTGCGCGGCTATATCCGTGTCGAGCGGATCAACAAGAACCACGCCCAATTGCTCGCGTTGCTCGACTGCCTGCGGATGGTGGTTTCGCTCACCGATGCGCAGATCAGCAACACCCGCACCCAGATTATTCGCATGGCGATAGAGCGCCAGGCCTCCATCAGTTCCGATCATCCGGTCGTGGCCGAATTTTGGGAGGTGTACGAGTATCTGGAAGGCCTCGACGCCGATGGGCCCGTGGTCAACCACAGCAAGAAAGACAACATCATCGCCATCAACCTCAACGACTTCGTGAAGTGCGCCGCAGAGCATCGCCAGAAAATTGCCGATGTCAGCGAGCTGCGCGAGCGGCTGAAGGACTCCCGCTCTCGAAAGCTGATCGACATCAACAAGGCGACGGATAGCGCGGTGCGGGCTCACCAGGCCAAGCACAGCAACGCGGTCATCACCAAGCAGCCCATCGTGAAGTGCTGGCACTTCCAGGCCTGA
- a CDS encoding DUF2786 domain-containing protein has protein sequence MQAQMPRVQAKLRKLMALAERGEGGEKDNAQRMLDNLLARHGLTLDDLNEECREIRWFPIVTVYDRKLAAQIMSKVCDTCTPSLYTSKSRPKKVGVEVTPAEAIEFELHFDTLRNALAAHFDEAFSAFIQANRLFPASPSGSRDMELSESDMRVVAMASAIKPTSVRPRLERKGNI, from the coding sequence ATGCAAGCACAAATGCCCCGTGTCCAGGCCAAGCTACGCAAGCTGATGGCCCTTGCAGAGCGTGGCGAAGGCGGTGAGAAGGATAATGCGCAACGCATGCTGGATAATTTGTTAGCGCGTCACGGCTTAACCCTCGACGACTTAAACGAGGAGTGCCGAGAAATCCGCTGGTTTCCGATTGTGACTGTGTACGACCGAAAGCTCGCGGCGCAGATCATGTCCAAGGTCTGCGACACATGCACTCCCAGCCTGTATACCAGCAAGAGCCGACCAAAGAAGGTCGGTGTGGAAGTTACACCGGCTGAGGCAATTGAGTTCGAGCTTCACTTCGACACTTTGAGGAACGCGCTGGCCGCGCACTTCGACGAGGCCTTCTCCGCATTTATACAGGCCAATCGATTATTTCCCGCCAGCCCATCAGGCAGTAGGGACATGGAGCTGAGCGAAAGCGACATGCGGGTCGTCGCCATGGCTTCAGCGATAAAACCAACATCTGTCCGCCCCCGCCTGGAACGGAAGGGGAACATATGA